A window of the Gordonia humi genome harbors these coding sequences:
- a CDS encoding molybdopterin-dependent oxidoreductase, producing MADSHTVSTVCGYCGVGCGMTMTVDDGRVASSTGTPDHPANRGRLCTKGATTAEMLTAPGRLTAATVDGRITGTDDAVAEAARRLSAIRDEHGADAIAVYVSGQMTLEAQYLANKLTKGFLGTNRIESNSRLCMASAGTGYKQSLGADGPPGSYDDLDHADLFLVIGSNAADCHPILFLRMMERVKRGARLVVVDPRRTATAEKADLHLAIRPGTDLALLNGLLRLIVDLGGVDDQFVAEHTTGWETMAPLLAEYPADVVAELTGLDADDLRTLARWIVDADEWTSLWTMGLNQSTHGTWHTNALIDLHLATGAICRTGSGPFSLTGQPNAMGGREMGYMGPGLPGQRSALVEADRVFAERVWGVPAGTIDSDPGGGTVDMFERMAAGEIRAAWIICTNPVASMANRQTVVDALERADLVIVQEAFDGAETTAYADVVLPAALWSETDGVMVNSERNLTLCSPAVPPPGDARPDWRLIADIARAMGFGASFDYPDAAAVFDELAAFHNPVTGWDVRGATHERLREGPVQWPAPPGCESRNPIRYRNPDGVRFPTADGRARFLPRPYLPPAEIPDADYPVLLTTGRLAHQWHTMTKTGRVAKLNKLNPSSFVQMHPDTAAEFGVEDGGRVEVVSRRGSVTVSAQIDEKITPGCCFVPMHFADAAINTVTNDAVDADSLQPEFKACAVSLTPVPVEEEPIVHALASVLGGAPAPSPAPEESAYLSGLAAGIAANPPVDDAVPVIPAAAPLSPPVRAWADGVLAGYFSRTAAAAAPAPVSGPRVTLVWASQTGTAEEFAERAVAVLTDAGFVVSARRAAQVGVDELTGTVLFAVATTGDGDPPDDAANLWSRLSAATSSDVPDLHFAVLGFGDSSYADFCGFARRLDARLAHLGATRMLDRVSCEPGDDASDWLTAVTDALTADPRPAVDWSRRNPLAVRLVENVLLTGAESAKEVRRFAFELPPGSLSYTAGDALGVLPTNSPALVDEWLAVTGLDGDLPVDAAEDTMSLRAALTDHFEIARVTRDLVGFVAAHHDDPALDALLEHREAFDEWAWGRQSVDVLAEYPVVAEVADWLTVLRPLQPRLYSISSSPARTPDSVEVTVSAVRFDCGDVRRGGVCSTYLADAPESAEVRVFVQPNRHFCPPADPDAPMIMIGPGTGVAPFRGFLHEREATGASGDNWLFFGDQHRATDFLYEEEFADLSAAGVLTRLDVAFSRDRSEKIYVQDLMIQYADDVWEWLSRGAHVYVCGDASRMARDVDDALHRIVAEQGRLSPRSADAYVAALTAEHRYVRDVY from the coding sequence ATGGCTGACTCCCACACCGTCTCGACCGTCTGCGGCTACTGCGGCGTCGGCTGCGGGATGACGATGACCGTCGACGACGGCCGGGTCGCATCGTCCACCGGCACCCCCGATCACCCGGCCAATCGCGGTCGGCTCTGCACGAAGGGTGCAACCACCGCGGAGATGCTCACCGCCCCGGGACGTCTCACGGCCGCGACCGTCGACGGCCGTATCACCGGCACCGACGACGCCGTCGCGGAGGCCGCGCGCCGTCTGTCGGCGATCCGGGACGAGCACGGCGCCGACGCGATCGCCGTCTACGTGTCCGGTCAGATGACGCTGGAAGCTCAGTATCTGGCGAACAAGCTGACCAAGGGCTTTCTCGGCACCAATCGGATCGAGTCGAACTCGCGGCTGTGCATGGCGTCGGCGGGCACCGGCTACAAGCAGTCGCTCGGCGCGGACGGTCCGCCGGGCAGCTACGACGACCTCGACCACGCCGACCTGTTCCTGGTGATCGGGTCGAATGCGGCCGACTGCCACCCCATCCTGTTCCTGCGGATGATGGAGCGGGTCAAGCGGGGTGCGCGGCTGGTGGTCGTCGATCCTCGACGCACGGCCACCGCGGAGAAGGCCGATCTGCACCTGGCGATCCGACCCGGCACCGATCTGGCGCTGCTCAACGGTCTGCTGCGTCTGATCGTCGATCTCGGCGGGGTCGACGATCAGTTCGTCGCCGAACACACCACCGGCTGGGAGACGATGGCGCCGTTGCTCGCCGAGTATCCCGCCGACGTCGTCGCCGAACTCACCGGTCTCGACGCGGACGATCTGCGAACGCTCGCGCGGTGGATCGTCGACGCCGACGAGTGGACGTCGTTGTGGACGATGGGCCTCAATCAGTCGACGCACGGCACCTGGCACACGAACGCGCTGATCGACCTGCATCTGGCGACCGGCGCGATCTGCCGGACCGGGTCGGGACCGTTCTCGTTGACCGGGCAGCCGAATGCGATGGGCGGGCGGGAGATGGGGTACATGGGTCCGGGGCTGCCCGGTCAGCGCTCGGCTCTGGTCGAGGCCGACCGAGTGTTCGCCGAGCGAGTATGGGGTGTGCCGGCCGGCACGATCGACTCCGATCCGGGCGGCGGCACCGTCGACATGTTCGAGCGCATGGCCGCGGGCGAGATCCGGGCCGCGTGGATCATCTGCACCAATCCGGTGGCGTCGATGGCCAACCGACAGACCGTGGTCGACGCACTCGAACGCGCCGATCTGGTGATCGTGCAGGAGGCCTTCGACGGCGCCGAGACGACCGCCTACGCCGATGTCGTGCTGCCCGCCGCACTGTGGTCGGAGACCGACGGCGTGATGGTGAACTCCGAGCGGAACCTCACGTTGTGCTCCCCCGCCGTGCCACCGCCGGGCGACGCGCGACCGGACTGGCGGCTGATCGCCGACATCGCTCGCGCGATGGGATTCGGCGCCTCGTTCGACTACCCAGACGCGGCCGCCGTCTTCGACGAGCTGGCCGCTTTCCACAATCCCGTGACCGGCTGGGACGTCCGCGGCGCCACACACGAGAGGCTGCGCGAGGGCCCGGTGCAGTGGCCCGCGCCACCGGGATGCGAGTCACGGAATCCGATCCGCTACCGCAACCCCGACGGTGTCAGGTTCCCGACCGCCGACGGTCGCGCCCGTTTCCTGCCGCGACCGTATCTGCCGCCGGCCGAGATCCCCGACGCCGACTATCCAGTGCTGCTGACCACCGGACGCCTGGCGCACCAGTGGCACACGATGACCAAGACCGGGCGGGTCGCGAAGCTGAACAAGCTGAATCCGTCGAGTTTCGTGCAGATGCATCCGGACACCGCCGCCGAGTTCGGCGTCGAGGACGGCGGCCGGGTGGAGGTCGTCTCGCGCCGAGGCTCGGTCACGGTGTCCGCCCAGATCGACGAGAAGATCACTCCCGGTTGCTGTTTCGTGCCGATGCACTTCGCCGACGCGGCGATCAACACCGTGACCAACGACGCCGTCGACGCCGACTCGCTGCAACCGGAGTTCAAAGCGTGCGCGGTGTCGCTGACCCCCGTCCCCGTCGAGGAGGAACCGATCGTGCACGCCCTCGCCTCCGTCCTGGGCGGCGCGCCCGCCCCGTCACCCGCCCCGGAGGAGTCGGCGTATCTGTCCGGGCTCGCCGCGGGTATCGCGGCGAATCCGCCCGTCGACGATGCGGTGCCGGTGATCCCGGCCGCCGCTCCCCTCTCGCCGCCCGTCCGGGCGTGGGCCGACGGGGTTCTCGCGGGCTACTTCTCACGCACCGCGGCCGCCGCCGCACCGGCTCCGGTCTCCGGTCCCCGCGTGACCCTCGTGTGGGCGTCGCAGACCGGCACCGCGGAGGAGTTCGCCGAGCGCGCCGTCGCCGTGCTGACCGACGCCGGTTTCGTCGTCTCGGCGCGCCGCGCCGCGCAGGTGGGCGTCGACGAGTTGACCGGGACGGTCCTGTTCGCGGTGGCGACGACGGGCGACGGCGACCCGCCCGACGATGCGGCGAACCTCTGGTCGAGGCTGTCGGCGGCGACCTCGTCGGACGTACCGGATCTGCACTTCGCGGTGCTCGGGTTCGGCGACTCGTCGTACGCCGACTTCTGCGGTTTCGCCCGACGGCTGGACGCACGGTTGGCGCACCTCGGTGCCACCCGGATGCTCGATCGGGTCTCGTGCGAGCCCGGCGACGACGCGTCCGACTGGCTCACCGCGGTGACCGACGCGCTCACCGCCGACCCCCGTCCCGCCGTCGACTGGTCGCGGCGGAATCCGCTTGCGGTGCGGCTCGTAGAGAACGTGCTGCTCACCGGTGCGGAATCGGCCAAGGAGGTACGACGCTTCGCATTCGAACTCCCGCCGGGATCACTGAGCTACACCGCGGGAGACGCGCTCGGCGTGCTCCCGACGAACAGTCCGGCACTGGTCGACGAATGGCTCGCGGTGACCGGTCTCGACGGGGACCTCCCGGTCGACGCGGCGGAGGACACCATGTCGTTGCGAGCGGCTCTCACCGATCACTTCGAGATCGCCCGGGTCACCCGCGATCTGGTCGGCTTCGTCGCCGCTCACCATGACGATCCGGCTCTCGACGCGTTGTTGGAGCACCGCGAGGCGTTCGACGAGTGGGCATGGGGACGCCAGAGCGTCGACGTCCTCGCCGAGTATCCGGTGGTCGCGGAGGTCGCCGACTGGTTGACGGTGCTCCGTCCCCTGCAGCCGCGTCTCTACTCGATCTCGTCGAGTCCGGCCCGCACCCCAGACAGCGTCGAGGTCACCGTGTCGGCCGTCCGATTCGACTGCGGCGACGTCCGCCGCGGCGGCGTCTGCTCCACCTATCTGGCCGATGCTCCCGAGTCCGCAGAGGTCAGGGTCTTCGTCCAGCCGAACCGGCACTTCTGTCCCCCGGCGGATCCGGACGCTCCGATGATCATGATCGGACCGGGCACCGGCGTCGCCCCGTTCCGCGGGTTCCTGCACGAACGAGAGGCCACGGGTGCATCCGGCGACAACTGGCTGTTCTTCGGCGACCAGCACCGCGCGACGGACTTCCTGTACGAGGAGGAGTTCGCCGACCTGAGTGCCGCCGGAGTCCTCACCCGTCTGGACGTAGCGTTCTCCCGCGACCGATCGGAGAAGATCTATGTCCAGGACCTGATGATCCAGTACGCCGACGACGTCTGGGAGTGGCTCTCCCGAGGAGCGCACGTCTACGTCTGCGGCGACGCCTCGCGCATGGCGCGCGACGTCGACGACGCCCTGCACCGGATCGTCGCCGAGCAGGGGCGCCTGTCGCCGCGCAGCGCCGACGCGTACGTGGCCGCGCTCACCGCCGAACACCGATATGTGCGGGACGTGTATTGA
- a CDS encoding HAD-IA family hydrolase codes for MTTLSARAVLLDMDGTLVDSDAVVERLIGEWARRHGLDVDRVVRLSHGRQGHEVMAELLPDRPMEQNHIENRELLARETVETDGIVAIPGAAALLTALADVPHALVTSATLALARARMRAAGLGVPAVAVTADDVTESKPSPEGFLRAARLLGVPGSECVVFEDSRAGVAAGRAAGATVVGVGAASADYGADHVVNDLTDVTVGDDSLSIHLLDR; via the coding sequence ATGACGACCCTGTCTGCACGCGCGGTCCTGCTCGACATGGACGGCACCCTCGTCGATTCGGACGCCGTCGTCGAGCGGTTGATCGGGGAGTGGGCGCGTCGGCACGGCCTCGACGTCGACCGAGTGGTTCGACTGTCCCACGGACGACAGGGACACGAGGTGATGGCCGAACTGCTGCCGGACCGTCCGATGGAGCAGAACCACATCGAGAACCGGGAGCTGCTCGCCCGCGAGACGGTCGAGACCGACGGCATCGTCGCGATACCCGGTGCGGCCGCGCTTCTCACCGCGCTCGCCGACGTACCGCACGCTCTCGTCACCTCGGCGACCCTCGCGTTGGCGCGGGCCAGGATGCGCGCCGCCGGACTCGGTGTCCCCGCGGTCGCGGTGACCGCCGACGACGTCACCGAGTCGAAGCCGAGCCCCGAGGGGTTCCTGCGCGCGGCGCGGCTGCTCGGGGTGCCCGGTTCGGAGTGCGTCGTCTTCGAGGACTCGCGGGCGGGCGTCGCCGCGGGCAGGGCCGCGGGTGCGACGGTCGTCGGAGTCGGCGCCGCCTCCGCGGACTACGGCGCCGACCACGTCGTCAACGATTTGACGGACGTCACCGTCGGTGACGATTCTCTGTCAATTCATCTCCTCGACCGATAG
- a CDS encoding GlsB/YeaQ/YmgE family stress response membrane protein, giving the protein MDAIAATEILARSSTLTNVGWIGYLIIGAIAGLIAGKIVNGGGAGFLMNIVIGVVGALIGGFLLSFFLDTAGGGWWFTLFTAILGSVILLWIVGKFQKSGS; this is encoded by the coding sequence ATGGACGCCATTGCGGCGACTGAAATCCTCGCCCGTTCCTCCACGCTCACCAACGTCGGCTGGATCGGTTATCTCATCATCGGCGCGATCGCAGGCCTCATCGCGGGAAAGATAGTCAACGGCGGCGGCGCCGGATTCTTGATGAACATCGTGATCGGCGTCGTCGGTGCGTTGATCGGCGGATTCCTGTTGAGCTTCTTCCTCGACACCGCGGGCGGTGGATGGTGGTTCACCTTGTTCACCGCGATTCTGGGATCGGTCATCCTGTTGTGGATCGTCGGAAAGTTCCAGAAGAGCGGGAGCTGA
- a CDS encoding thiolase family protein: MRDAVIVDAVRTPIGRRNGSLSEIHPADISGHVLTALADRVGFDPATVDDVVWGCVQQVGDQSGHVGRLGVLAAGWPESVPSVVVQRQCGSSQQAVAQAAAGVIAGQYDIAVAGGIESMSRVPMGMPTCGGEPNPKSVLDRYGVDGFNQGIGAEMVAKRWGFSRTDIDAYSARSHERTAAAIDAGAFDGQLAPLGGLTQDEGLRRGTTVEKLAGLKPAFDPEGVITAGNASQISDGAGALLITTGEIAAANGWTPLARVHTTVVAADDPVIMLTAPIAATRKAFERSGLKVDDIGAYEVNEAFAPVPMAWQAEIGASDDVLNPVGGAISVGHPLGGSGAILMTRLVHHMRDNGIRYGLQTMCEAGGMANATVLELL; the protein is encoded by the coding sequence ATGCGTGATGCAGTGATCGTCGATGCGGTTCGCACCCCCATCGGCAGACGAAACGGTTCCCTGTCCGAGATCCACCCGGCCGACATCTCCGGCCACGTGCTGACGGCGCTCGCCGACCGGGTCGGGTTCGACCCCGCCACCGTCGACGACGTCGTGTGGGGCTGCGTGCAGCAGGTCGGCGACCAGTCCGGACACGTCGGTCGTCTCGGCGTGCTCGCGGCCGGATGGCCCGAGTCGGTTCCGTCGGTCGTCGTCCAGCGCCAGTGCGGTTCCAGCCAGCAGGCCGTCGCCCAGGCCGCTGCGGGCGTCATCGCCGGTCAGTACGACATCGCCGTCGCGGGCGGCATCGAGTCCATGTCGCGGGTGCCGATGGGCATGCCGACATGCGGCGGCGAGCCGAACCCGAAGTCGGTCCTGGACCGCTACGGCGTCGACGGTTTCAACCAGGGCATCGGCGCCGAGATGGTCGCCAAGCGCTGGGGGTTCTCCCGCACCGACATCGACGCGTACTCGGCCCGCTCGCACGAGCGCACCGCCGCCGCGATCGACGCCGGGGCGTTCGACGGGCAACTCGCCCCGCTCGGCGGCCTCACCCAGGACGAGGGTCTGCGCCGCGGCACCACCGTCGAGAAGCTCGCCGGACTCAAGCCGGCCTTCGACCCCGAGGGCGTCATCACCGCGGGCAACGCCTCGCAGATCTCCGACGGTGCGGGTGCGCTCCTGATCACCACCGGCGAGATCGCGGCCGCCAACGGCTGGACGCCGCTGGCACGCGTGCACACCACCGTCGTCGCCGCCGACGATCCGGTCATCATGCTGACCGCGCCGATCGCCGCCACGAGGAAGGCGTTCGAGCGGTCCGGACTCAAGGTCGACGACATCGGCGCCTACGAGGTCAACGAGGCGTTCGCGCCTGTCCCGATGGCCTGGCAGGCCGAGATCGGGGCGTCCGACGACGTGCTCAATCCGGTCGGCGGCGCCATCTCGGTGGGCCATCCGCTCGGCGGCTCCGGTGCCATTCTCATGACGCGACTGGTGCATCACATGCGCGACAACGGAATCCGCTACGGACTCCAGACCATGTGCGAGGCGGGCGGCATGGCCAACGCCACCGTTCTCGAACTGCTCTGA
- the nirB gene encoding nitrite reductase large subunit NirB, which produces MPVTGGQRAPRSPATPPPYRGPMSRTVAVIGHGMVGHRFVEALRTRDEASAWNVVVIGEEADRAYDRVGLSSYVGAWDRTALALPGNEYVDDPAVRVVSGRRVVAIDRDSTTVRLDDGTAVDYDALVLATGSYAFVPPVPGNDSPHCHVYRTLDDLDAIRADAEAAIARGGADRPIGVVVGGGLLGLEAANALRLLGLRPHVVEVNPRLMPQQIDEAGGEHLARMIGALGIDITLSSGTREIARAGDGLAVTLADGTVVDAALVVFAAGVRPRDELARAADLATAERGGVLTDLSGTTSDPAVFAVGEVAAIEGRCYGLVGPGYASAEVVADRLLGGDADFPGADLSTKLKLLGVDVASFGDAHGATAGALNVVVSDPINGTYAKLVLSDDAATLLGGVLVGDASAYGVLRPLVGSSIPGDPVALISPVTGDAPALGVGALGDDAQICSCNDVSKGAVCGAIADGACDVAALKRCTGAGTSCGSCVPLLSQLLADSGVEQSTALCEHFEHSRAELFELVQASGIRTFSGLVERFGTGTGCDICKPTVASILASTSSEHILDGEQASLQDSNDHFLANIQRNGTYSVVPRVPGGDITPEHLILIGEIARDHGLYTKITGGQRIDMFGATVDQLPDIWRRLVDGGMESGQAYGKSLRTVKSCAGSDWCRYGQQDSVQLAIDLELRYRGLRSPHKIKMGVSGCARECAEARGKDVGVIATENGWNLYVGGNGGMTPRHAQLLAGDLDTDTLVAYIDRFLMYYIRTADRLQRTAPWLENLDGGLDHLRSVVVNDDLGLAADFEAAMARHVDGYRCEWKGVLDDPDKLARFVSFVNAPDVPDPTVSFGESHGRRVPVLLGEPTVRSNA; this is translated from the coding sequence ATCCCCGTGACGGGCGGGCAACGCGCGCCGCGGTCTCCCGCAACACCGCCTCCATACCGTGGCCCCATGAGCAGAACAGTCGCCGTCATCGGGCACGGAATGGTCGGTCACCGGTTCGTCGAAGCGCTCCGCACGCGCGATGAGGCGTCGGCGTGGAATGTCGTCGTGATCGGTGAGGAGGCCGATCGTGCGTACGACCGTGTCGGACTCTCGTCGTACGTCGGCGCCTGGGATCGAACGGCCCTCGCGCTGCCCGGCAACGAGTACGTCGACGATCCGGCGGTCCGCGTCGTATCGGGACGGCGGGTCGTCGCGATCGACCGGGACAGCACCACCGTCCGCCTCGACGACGGCACCGCTGTCGACTACGACGCTCTCGTCCTGGCGACCGGCTCGTACGCATTCGTGCCGCCCGTTCCCGGCAACGACTCCCCGCACTGTCACGTCTATCGCACCCTCGACGATCTCGACGCGATCCGCGCCGACGCCGAGGCGGCGATCGCCCGCGGCGGCGCGGACCGACCGATCGGCGTCGTCGTCGGCGGGGGTCTCCTGGGTCTCGAAGCCGCGAACGCACTGCGCCTTCTCGGCCTGCGACCGCACGTCGTCGAGGTGAATCCGCGGCTCATGCCGCAGCAGATCGACGAGGCCGGCGGTGAGCATCTGGCCCGGATGATCGGTGCGCTCGGCATCGACATCACGCTCAGTTCCGGCACCCGGGAGATCGCTCGGGCCGGCGACGGACTCGCCGTCACACTCGCCGACGGCACCGTCGTCGACGCGGCGCTCGTCGTGTTCGCCGCCGGGGTCCGACCGCGGGACGAGCTGGCGCGTGCGGCCGACCTGGCGACCGCCGAACGCGGCGGCGTCCTCACCGATCTCAGCGGGACCACGAGCGACCCGGCCGTCTTCGCCGTCGGCGAGGTCGCCGCGATCGAGGGACGCTGCTACGGCCTCGTCGGACCGGGTTACGCGTCCGCCGAAGTGGTCGCCGACCGCCTGCTCGGCGGCGACGCGGACTTCCCCGGCGCCGACCTCTCCACCAAGCTCAAACTCCTCGGCGTCGACGTCGCGAGCTTCGGCGACGCCCACGGCGCCACCGCGGGCGCGCTGAACGTCGTGGTCAGCGATCCGATCAACGGGACGTACGCCAAGCTCGTGCTCTCCGACGACGCGGCGACCCTTCTCGGCGGCGTGCTCGTCGGAGACGCGAGCGCCTACGGGGTGCTCCGTCCGCTCGTCGGCTCCTCGATACCCGGAGATCCCGTCGCGCTGATCAGCCCGGTGACCGGCGACGCCCCGGCCCTCGGCGTCGGCGCGCTCGGCGACGACGCCCAGATCTGCTCGTGCAACGACGTGTCCAAGGGCGCCGTGTGCGGCGCGATCGCCGACGGCGCATGTGACGTCGCCGCCCTCAAGAGGTGCACCGGCGCCGGCACCTCGTGCGGATCGTGCGTGCCGTTGCTGTCTCAGCTCCTCGCCGACTCCGGCGTCGAGCAGTCGACCGCGTTGTGCGAGCACTTCGAGCACTCGCGGGCGGAGCTGTTCGAACTCGTACAGGCGAGCGGGATCCGCACCTTCTCGGGTCTGGTCGAGCGCTTCGGCACCGGTACCGGCTGCGACATCTGCAAACCGACCGTCGCCTCGATCCTCGCGTCGACGTCGAGCGAGCACATCCTCGACGGCGAGCAGGCGTCGCTGCAGGACTCCAACGATCACTTCCTGGCCAACATCCAGCGCAACGGCACCTACTCGGTGGTGCCGCGCGTCCCCGGCGGCGACATCACCCCCGAACACCTCATCCTGATCGGCGAGATCGCACGTGATCACGGCCTGTACACCAAGATCACCGGCGGCCAGCGCATCGACATGTTCGGTGCGACCGTCGACCAGCTCCCCGACATCTGGCGGCGGCTGGTCGACGGAGGAATGGAGTCCGGTCAGGCGTACGGCAAGAGTCTGCGCACGGTGAAGAGCTGCGCGGGCTCGGACTGGTGCCGCTACGGCCAGCAGGACTCCGTGCAACTCGCCATCGACCTCGAACTGCGCTACCGGGGTCTGCGATCGCCGCACAAGATCAAGATGGGCGTGTCCGGCTGCGCCCGCGAATGCGCGGAGGCCCGCGGCAAGGACGTCGGCGTCATCGCGACCGAGAACGGCTGGAACCTCTACGTCGGCGGCAACGGCGGCATGACACCCCGTCATGCGCAACTCCTGGCGGGCGACCTCGACACCGACACCCTCGTCGCCTACATCGACCGGTTCCTCATGTACTACATCCGGACCGCCGACCGTCTGCAACGGACCGCGCCCTGGCTGGAGAACCTCGACGGCGGCCTCGATCACCTGCGCTCGGTGGTGGTCAACGACGACCTCGGCCTCGCCGCCGACTTCGAGGCGGCGATGGCACGCCACGTCGACGGCTACCGCTGCGAATGGAAGGGCGTACTCGACGACCCGGACAAGCTGGCCCGATTCGTCTCGTTCGTCAACGCCCCCGACGTGCCGGACCCGACCGTGTCGTTCGGCGAGAGCCACGGCCGACGCGTCCCCGTACTGCTCGGGGAACCGACTGTGAGGAGCAACGCGTGA
- the nirD gene encoding nitrite reductase small subunit NirD, translated as MSVNFDLHRWTRDWTPACAYHRLQPLRGVAVLLPDGGQVALFRLADDSLRAIGNIDPIGRAAVLSRGIVGDRGGFPVVASPLKKQVFSLIDGRCLDVDGVRVPVYATRIGIDGTVFVANSPQIRFGSRPEPVVSEVAR; from the coding sequence GTGAGCGTGAACTTCGACCTGCACCGCTGGACCCGCGACTGGACTCCCGCGTGCGCGTATCACCGACTGCAGCCGCTGCGCGGCGTCGCCGTGCTGCTGCCCGACGGCGGCCAGGTGGCCCTGTTCCGGCTCGCCGACGACTCGCTGCGCGCGATCGGCAACATCGATCCGATCGGACGCGCCGCGGTGCTCTCCCGCGGGATCGTCGGCGACCGCGGCGGCTTCCCCGTCGTCGCGTCGCCCCTGAAGAAGCAGGTGTTCAGCCTGATCGACGGCCGCTGCCTCGACGTCGACGGAGTCCGAGTCCCGGTCTACGCCACTCGGATCGGAATAGACGGCACGGTGTTCGTGGCGAACTCACCGCAGATCCGGTTCGGTTCGCGACCCGAGCCCGTCGTCTCCGAGGTCGCGCGGTGA
- a CDS encoding CbiX/SirB N-terminal domain-containing protein yields MSVLLVAHGTRSPHGVAVIGDLAAAMRERLRVRVRVAFVDVLGPNPAEALASSPLDDEVTVVPAFLGRGHHVRRDLPRHLTRPGLPPTRVTDSLGPSAEIVRALADRLAQAGRRPGDAVVLAAAGSSDPSSHADVETVARDLAARVDAPVEVAFAAPTAAAPHYRSVEAVVTAMRRRHDRVAVASHLLAPGLFQSRLDAAGADVVARPLGLHPSVLDRVCRLASLGHAPGAFDDAEVSAGGAATG; encoded by the coding sequence GTGAGCGTGCTGCTCGTCGCGCACGGGACCAGGAGTCCGCACGGCGTTGCCGTGATCGGCGATCTCGCGGCGGCGATGCGCGAGCGGCTCCGTGTCCGCGTCCGGGTCGCGTTCGTCGACGTTCTCGGGCCGAACCCCGCCGAGGCCCTCGCCTCGTCTCCACTCGACGACGAGGTGACCGTCGTACCCGCATTCCTCGGCCGCGGGCATCACGTGCGACGGGATCTGCCGCGGCACCTCACGCGTCCGGGACTGCCGCCGACTCGTGTCACCGACTCGCTCGGACCTTCCGCGGAGATCGTGCGTGCGCTCGCCGACCGGTTGGCGCAGGCCGGGCGCCGTCCGGGCGACGCGGTGGTCCTGGCCGCCGCGGGCTCGTCGGACCCCTCCTCGCACGCCGATGTCGAGACCGTCGCACGCGACCTCGCGGCGCGGGTGGACGCACCGGTCGAGGTGGCGTTCGCGGCGCCGACCGCCGCCGCGCCGCACTATCGTTCGGTCGAGGCCGTCGTCACGGCGATGCGGCGCCGCCACGATCGCGTCGCCGTCGCGTCGCACCTGCTGGCGCCCGGACTGTTCCAGTCGCGGCTCGACGCCGCGGGCGCCGATGTCGTCGCGCGGCCGCTCGGTCTGCATCCGTCGGTCCTCGACCGGGTGTGTCGGCTCGCCTCGCTCGGCCACGCGCCCGGGGCGTTCGACGACGCGGAGGTGTCGGCGGGCGGTGCCGCGACCGGCTGA
- a CDS encoding uroporphyrinogen-III synthase: protein MTSNADTRTPPTLAGFSVAITAARRAEEFEALLTRRGARVVSAAAISMVPLSDDAGLSEATRALIAEPPDLLIATTGIGFRGWIEAADEWGLADDLLGALGSARIISRGPKATGALRAAGLREEWSPASESSAEVLDHLTADDLDGRRVAVQLHGATDAWDPNPGFLSGLEDRGARIVGVPVYRWEGPSDVDAFDALIDDVAHARVDAVAFTSAPAAASMLLRAGELGVRDRLVRVLETDVTAYSVGPVTSVPLDQAAIPSVAPDRMRLGALARLIGEDLPVRSPDLDVAGHRLGVHAASAVVDGEVREVSATGLAVLRVLASTPGEVVSRQDLLEVLPVAGDDPHAVEVAVARLRTALGVREMIGTVVKRGYRLAVD, encoded by the coding sequence ATGACGTCGAACGCGGATACGAGAACCCCGCCCACACTGGCGGGGTTCTCCGTCGCGATCACGGCGGCGCGTCGGGCCGAGGAGTTCGAGGCGCTGTTGACCCGGCGCGGTGCGCGCGTGGTGTCGGCGGCCGCCATCTCGATGGTGCCGTTGTCCGACGACGCCGGACTGTCGGAGGCCACGCGCGCGCTGATCGCCGAGCCGCCGGACCTGCTGATCGCGACCACCGGCATCGGCTTCCGAGGCTGGATCGAGGCCGCCGACGAGTGGGGGCTGGCCGACGATCTGCTCGGCGCGCTCGGTTCGGCGCGGATCATCTCCCGCGGCCCCAAGGCGACGGGTGCGCTCCGTGCGGCGGGTCTGCGCGAGGAGTGGTCGCCGGCGTCGGAGTCGTCCGCGGAGGTGCTCGACCATCTGACGGCCGACGATCTCGACGGACGTCGTGTCGCGGTCCAACTGCACGGGGCCACCGACGCGTGGGACCCGAATCCTGGCTTCCTCTCCGGACTCGAGGACCGGGGCGCGCGCATCGTCGGTGTGCCCGTCTATCGATGGGAGGGGCCGAGCGACGTCGACGCGTTCGACGCGTTGATCGACGACGTCGCGCACGCCCGGGTCGACGCGGTGGCGTTCACGTCGGCGCCGGCCGCCGCATCGATGCTGCTGCGCGCGGGCGAGCTCGGCGTGCGCGACCGGCTCGTGCGGGTCCTCGAAACCGATGTGACGGCCTACAGCGTCGGGCCGGTGACCTCGGTTCCCCTCGACCAGGCCGCGATCCCCAGCGTGGCGCCTGATCGGATGCGGCTCGGTGCGCTGGCCAGGCTGATCGGTGAGGACCTGCCGGTCCGGTCGCCGGACCTGGACGTCGCCGGTCACCGGCTCGGTGTGCATGCGGCGTCGGCCGTCGTCGACGGTGAGGTCCGCGAGGTGTCGGCGACCGGTCTGGCCGTGCTCAGAGTGCTGGCGTCGACACCCGGCGAGGTCGTCTCCCGACAGGACCTGCTCGAGGTGCTGCCGGTCGCGGGCGACGATCCGCACGCCGTCGAGGTCGCCGTCGCACGTCTGCGGACCGCGCTCGGCGTCCGCGAGATGATCGGGACCGTGGTCAAGCGCGGGTATCGACTGGCGGTGGACTGA